The DNA segment taatggctccgacgtgcagaaattgaagatattttctatacttcgtaaaatgtgaatatgatgttcggcaatttttaaacctaattggataagctttcgattaaatgtaatttcaatcctgtatcaaccaatcagaagccgtATAGGATTCTAATCTGAGTACCATCTTCGGGTAAAAAACTTGccggtaaaatgtaaacaaataattgcgctcttgtaacctatacggtagTGAAAAAAATTTCCGAAAATTAAGCGCACGCGCCTAAAGTCGCGCTGGCGTCTATCTAGAtgatatcacatcttcaaaacattatctgatcATTTTCTGAATTTGGAGAATTAGTTTTTGCCCGCCGATCAGGTCAaaaattggaactgattttttcgccaaatacggtactggtcaaagagacatgaagataatgttaatttattggcCTAATTTTTCGAAGGTCATCCAGCACTGATCATATTGTCGACAAAACCGTTCTGATATTGAAAAGCTACATCGAATTTTGAAGAATTGctatatatgaaaccatttcttgaaaaaacacgtttttgaaacagactatagtttttccaaatgttgaaaatatgataatattacTACTTTGGCAAGAGGAACTATTCTTGGACTACGATATTCAATGCCAAGATAAATTTTTCTACTATGCAATTTAACTAAATCGTTGGTATTTGCTTAGGGACCCTTTTGGCCAATTTTCACGAAATTAGCTTTTTGCTAGAACAGCAACTGAGACACGGTCATTATGGTTAAACACcaaaatttaccttcaaattcaagataAATACTTGCTTTTTCCGATAAAAAGAGTAGATATCACAAAAACGTTGCATTCTCTTCATACGTTGTCGACATTCGAGCCCaccctagatttagatatagaaataaatacaaataggaaacagactatagcatgaatTCATGTTGATGAAAAGTCCTTTTGATCCCGTTTctcactgtttcacattttttccGTGCAAAATGaccatttttgatatttttcaaagccttattaaaaaaaagtgtcatttctctataggttacaagagcgcaattattcgtaatgcattttccatagggtaCCACTAgtgttctgtattttttttcccgaagactacacaaactagggaaaaactggtggcagttcctgttactagaaatgccagtgttacaataaaactaaaaaaatatatagggtcatgcggctcaaattgacttaaaatgcagttgaaaaaaatcgtctacttttttcgcttaatgaaaaaggcatatttttaatggctccgacgtgcagaaattgaagatattttctatacttcgtaaaatgtgaatatgatgttcggcaatttttaaacctaattggataagctttcgattaaatgtaatttcaatcctgtatcaaccaatcagaagccgtATAGGATTCTAATCTGAGTACCATCTTCGGGTAAAAAACTTGccggtaaaatgtaaacaaataattgcgctcttgtaacctatacggtagTGAAAAAAATTTCCGAAAATTAAGCGCACGCGCCTAAAGTCGCGCTGGCGTCTATCTAGAtgatatcacatcttcaaaacattatctgatcATTTTCTGAATTTGGAGAATTAGTTTTTGCCCGCCGATCAGGTCAaaaattggaactgattttttcgccaaatacggtactggtcaaagagacatgaagataatgttaatttattggcCTAATTTTTCGAAGGTCATCCAGCACTGATCATATTGTCGACAAAACCGTTCTGATATTGAAAAGCTACATCGAATTTTGAAGAATTGctatatatgaaaccatttcttgaaaaaacacgtttttgaaacagactatagtttttccaaatgttgaaaatatgataatattacTACTTTGGCAAGAGGAACTATTCTTGGACTACGATATTCAATGCCAAGATAAATTTTTCTACTATGCAATTTAACTAAATCGTTGGTATTTGCTTAGGGACCCTTTTGGCCAATTTTCACGAAATTAGCTTTTTGCTAGAACAGCAACTGAGACACGGTCATTATGGTTAAACACcaaaatttaccttcaaattcaagataAATACTTGCTTTTTCCGATAAAAAGAGTAGATATCACAAAAACGTTGCATTCTCTTCATACGTTGTCGACATTCGAGCCCaccctagatttagatatagaaataaatacaaataggaaacagactatagcatgaatTCATGTTGATGAAAAGTCCTTTTGATCCCGTTTctcactgtttcacattttttccGTGCAAAATGaccatttttgatatttttcaaagccttattaaaaaaaagtgtcatttctctataggttacaagagcgcaattattcgtaatgcattttccatagggtaCCACTAgtgttctgtattttttttcccgaagactacacaaactagggaaaaactggtggcagttcctgttactagaaatgccagtgttacaataaaactaaaaaaatatatagggtcatgcggctcaaattgacttaaaatgcagttgaaaaaaatcgtctacttttttcgcttaatgaaaaaggcatatttttaatggctccgacgtgcagaaattgaagatattttctatacttcgtaaaatgtgaatatgatgttcggcaatttttaaacctaattggataagctttcgattaaatgtaatttcaatcctgtatcaaccaatcagaagccgtATAGGATTCTAATCTGAGTACCATCTTCGGGTAAAAAACTTGccggtaaaatgtaaacaaataattgcgctcttgtaacctatacggtagTGAAAAAAATTTCCGAAAATTAAGCGCACGCGCCTAAAGTCGCGCTGGCGTCTATCTAGAtgatatcacatcttcaaaacattatctgatcATTTTCTGAATTTGGAGAATTAGTTTTTGCCCGCCGATCAGGTCAaaaattggaactgattttttcgccaaatacggtactggtcaaagagacatgaagataatgttaatttattggcCTAATTTTTCGAAGGTCATCCAGCACTGATCATATTGTCGACAAAACCGTTCTGATATTGAAAAGCTACATCGAATTTTGAAGAATTGctatatatgaaaccatttcttgaaaaaacacgtttttgaaacagactatagtttttccaaatgttgaaaatatgataatattacTACTTTGGCAAGAGGAACTATTCTTGGACTACGATATTCAATGCCAAGATAAATTTTTCTACTATGCAATTTAACTAAATCGTTGGTATTTGCTTAGGGACCCTTTTGGCCAATTTTCACGAAATTAGCTTTTTGCTAGAACAGCAACTGAGACACGGTCATTATGGTTAAACACcaaaatttaccttcaaattcaagataAATACTTGCTTTTTCCGATAAAAAGAGTAGATATCACAAAAACGTTGCATTCTCTTCATACGTTGTCGACATTCGAGCCCaccctagatttagatatagaaataaatacaaataggaaacagactatagcatgaatTCATGTTGATGAAAAGTCCTTTTGATCCCGTTTctcactgtttcacattttttccGTGCAAAATGaccatttttgatatttttcaaagccttattaaaaaaaagtgtcatttctctataggttacaagagcgcaattattcgtaatgcattttccatagggtaCCACTAgtgttctgtattttttttcccgaagactacacaaactagggaaaaactggtggcagttcctgttactagaaatgccagtgttacaataaaactaaaaaaatatatagggtcatgcggctcaaattgacttaaaatgcagttgaaaaaaatcgtctacttttttcgcttaatgaaaaaggcatatttttaatggctccgacgtgcagaaattgaagatattttctatacttcgtaaaatgtgaatatgatgttcggcaatttttaaacctaattggataagctttcgattaaatgtaatttcaatcctgtatcaaccaatcagaagccgtATAGGATTCTAATCTGAGTACCATCTTCGGGTAAAAAACTTGccggtaaaatgtaaacaaataattgcgctcttgtaaccatAATATGGATAGCGcatgacattgaaattgaattaaaggtaacatcaagcaagtgtaaatcatttgatttaatCTTCAAAATGTTGGTGGTTTTCTGTacacaaaaaagaagatttactgattcgatccacaaaaaaatcattcatataTAGGTAAAAACGATGAATAATTAATCtatgatataaaattaaacagaCCTAGAAAAAATTGCACGAGTTCGCAGTCTATACATATCTATATGTATATCGCTTATTTGACCATCGGAGGTCTCCggaggtcaactcgatagttaattaTATGGCATCTAGAGTTTCTAGACTTAAATACACACAAACGCATCTACATTTTATCGAGCCCATACCCTgtacattgtttattttatacttttttttaatttgaataaatgttttacattgttataaatcaaatattcgaatttgagtcaaatcgatGAACATGAATTTGCTAGCTCATGATTGCCAATTCAAAAAAAGGCATGTGTCGTTCACATGGTTCCAATATATGTACATCATTAAAAGAAACCCCGAGCGAATCACATGAACTCTTTAAGGATCGAGACCTAAATGTTGTAGGTCGTCAGGATAAACGTCTCCTCCTATACATACATCACCCGCCATGTCAACAAGAAAAGGCTCACCCACATTTCCGCAGCAAAAGTTACATATCTTCTTGAGAGTAATGATCATAATTTAAATGAAGCTTTCCAAACGATTAACAGAGTAATGGAAGAATTTATCAACAAGGGATCTAACTGGATATTGAATAAAGTTATATGCCTCGAAGTACATACTTTACCATACTCACCAATAGCTGGTTCAAATTATATGGAATTCACCATACAAAATTAAGACCACTGGAATTATCAACATGAGAAATGATGACGAAAAGTGTCTCCTATGGTATGGTTTAGCATGGCAAGCAGCATTGAAAATGAGCGGTGTCTGCCTGTTTTTAACTACTGATCCCCTCATGTACAACATGATAGAGCTTGGAACACGAGGTGGGGTCAGTATGGTTACTAAAAAATACAGTCGAGCTAATCATCAATATGTTGACGACTTTAATGAATCAGATGTGAAAAAACACATCATGTATCTAGATGCTAACAATTTGTACGGTTGGGCAATGTCTCAACCATtgccttatttttttccattttttaaatgaagattAAATTAGTCATTTTGAGTTACAGAAAGTCGAGTCAGACGCAAAAGAAGGTTACATTTTAGAAGTAGACATAGAATATCTTGAACATCTCCACAACAAACATAACGATTATCCTCTGGCACCCGAACATCTACTCGTTGAAGACAAAGATCTATCGAAATACAGTACTGATTTATGGGAAGTTAAATTATGTGAAGAATACAAATGGTGAGGAATAAGTGAAACCAAGGATTAAAACCCGAAAATTAATTCCAACTCTGAAGAAAAGACAAACTGTGTGGtgcattatcaaaatttacAACTTTATACAGAACTTGGAatgaaaataactaaaatacatAGAGTATTAGGAATTCAACAAAAGGCATGGCTTAAAACCTACATAGAattcaacaccaacatgtgaaaACAGGCAAACAACGACTTTGAGAAGGACTTTTTCAAACTGATGTGTAATAGgtatgtttctcgttttttttatatactatatatatatatatatatagattagaccgttggttttcccgtttgaatggtttgacacttttggggctctttatagcttgttgttcggtgtgagccaaggctccgtgttgaagtccgtacaTTGATTATTatggttaacttttttttttaaattgatatttgaatggagagttgtcacattagcactcacaccacatcttcctatatctatgtttatttttaaatgtgtaaGATTTTAAAGTGTTATCAGGATCTCGAGTTTGCTTGTTGTCTCATTGTCGCATTACCCACATTGATTTAATAATGTTTTGTGGTTTTTGTGTCAGCTTCTAGTACTTATCTAAAAGTATTCCTACTTTTTCAGCGTTTTTGGTAAATGTATGGAAAATTTTCGTGCTAGGGTGACTCTAAGACTAATCAATTCAGCCTCggaagaaaaactaaaaaaGTTAGTAGCTCAGCCGTCGTTTCTATGCTGTCAAATTTCCAATGAAGATCTCGTTGGAGTACACAACCAACAGATCAACCTAACTCTCAATAAACCCATATATGCCGGACAAGCTATTTTAGACCTTTCAAAGAGACTGATGTATGAATTTCATTACAAGGTGGTGAAGCCTCAGTACGGTGACAAGATCAACTTGCTGTTTACAGATACAggtatgatattttttgtttgtttgtttgtttgttaaaataaaagcCATTGTTTCTTAATATTTCTCATTGTTTTCTCCATTGTTTAAGTAGAATAAAGAAAGAGATTCCTCTTTGGTATTGTGCTAACATTTCTGAATTCATTTTAGATTCGTTGTGTTATGAGATTCTGACTGAGGATGTATATGAAGACATGAAACCTATCAAAGACCGATACCTCCAACTACGGCTCATTCAACAAAACGAAACATCTCTTTTCCAGCAAATATAATAAAGTCGTTTAGAAATTTAAAGATGAGCTTGGTGGTGAGTTCtttcaaacaaacatgtttttctctctctctaaagtttaacataaattttctttcaaatattccTTTTTCTTGTGaattttaaacagatatatcatgttatcttataattatcttttaaattttcctttttcttttgaaatttctgttaaatttttctttttcatatgatttttttgttaaatttttctttttctttttcttttaaattttccttttttcttttctttttctgttaaattttcctttttcatgtgaaatttctgttaaattttcctttttcttttaaattttcttttaaattttccttttttattttattttctgttaacTTTTCCCTTTTCTTgtgaaatttcttttaaatttcccttttttattttatttttcttttaaattttccttatttctttgaattttctgtgaaattattataaaatattgtctttctCATCTGTCTCAAAAAATCTTTTCAGGCGTTCCTTTAAAAGAATTCGTTGGCTTGAGACCTAAATTGTACAGCCTTTTGTATAACCAGACCTTTACAGAAGGTATCACATgcgaaaaggaaaaaaaagtggCGAAAGGCAtttcaaaaactgaaataaaacagaCTCTCCGACATGAAATGTATAAGAAATGTTTGAATGAAGAAACTACGACCACCAATTCAATGACGTGCATTAGAAGTAAAAATCATGAACTGTTCATGGATACCGTTGTGAAAAAAGGACTGTGTAGTTTTGATGATAAACGTTACTGGAAGAACCCAATTGAAAGCTATGCCTATGGACATTATAAGATAGACACATATTAGTGAtagtatttattaaatatttaaaaaaaaaaaataaccgtGTCAGTCTGTTTGCATATATGTCcataatgaaatttataaatgttattcCTATAAACACCACATTGAATGAGTGTCAGAGAGatcatataaattgtttttcacaGGGgaaatttgttcatattttctgGTCTTCCCAGACCACGGTGGGTGTAATTCTTCCCGTACCGGTCTCTTTGCGGCCACCCTCACCGGAATCATATTTCCTTTGCTCCACATCGGGTCTGTTATAGTTTGAAGTGGAGTGGTAGTTGACGTCTCGTTTTCATATATTATTGTTAGAGGTGCctgcaataataaaaatgaaatatttagataaataaaCCAGAAGGAAATGAAATACTTTAATTAAGAACAAAAGGTTGCTTGCAAGTTCAATTCTATACTAAAAAAACAAGTATTGCTTTGTTCGCATTTAAGTGTATCAAGTTGAGCATACATGGTGATTCAtgagaagaaaaacaaaacaccCTCTATTGCAAGACTTACCTATTGTATGTATTGTTAACTTTTTCTCACCTtgaacatgtatgaaatatttgccactgaacgatAAGCAACGTGACGTTAAGCACGTTATTGCGTCAATGTCGTGAAATGCGACAGagcaatttgataaatagctcttctatgaaaactaactagttcagctttatgaaatttatatccaTAGATGAGGCAGGTATTACtgtttccaaaaatattaaaaatattctttaacttttcataatagtttcaaataatgatacaaatattacCAAAACGTCAAAATATGCGtgtatttaatgaatggctactatttattttgaatttattgaaccataaaactaatttttgactcttcacattgaattatccgcgaagcggattatgtaaaatgtgaagagtcaaaaatttgttttatggttcaataaaatcaaaataaattattgccattcattataaataaatttctatcaaaaacaaggctcaaagaactttttatattatttatcttgacaataacaacgtacacacatgttggcgtatgaatacacaacgtcagagtgggcgtgtcgccatcaaaattgacaacattgaaaataaaactaataattttaaccaatcagaagacagtaaatacgcaaaatttatttattcgaAAAATAACTTTTGCGGGAATTTTTGTGGTctaataaaaaagtttaaaatccgcGAAAATTCGCATGAATGATAAACGTCTAATTTGATTCATGACGCCATTGCTGTTTTTTGTATTGATCGAAcggtaaacatttattttttcaaaaataaataatcctcGCCATGGTCAGGTTTCTGAAAATagtaagttatcaaaatttatcgctttttaaaatatcagatgatataaaattttgtttttataaattattcctATAAATGTGCTTAGATAGACTATTTCAAATCCGGAATTTTACAGCACTCACACCTCAACAAAAAAGCATTGGCCTCGggaaaatgtcttgcaagatTGTCCAATGTCGAATTTCGACGCTTTTTACAAAAACACTGTCAGTTTCAAcgtcattttattaaataatcaatttgtaGCATATAAAACAGTGCTTTTCGTAATTGTGCTTTCACCCCACAATACGATAACATACTTTTTGATAAGCTGTTAAGTCGAAATGACTTCGatttttaagggcatacgatacagttttgatcctgtatttacaagttcgtgaacatttgcatataggctattttttacctgattaaatcaaatatgtaataaaaaaatataccttcatgtgctactttttgagtaaaatgaggtcgaaattttgtatatttgctcaaaattcagatttgtggccgtaatttctttttcgaaagaaagacataacttttttgttataaaagataaacacatattgttttttgtaaaataatcggtaatttctgttttttataagtatctttaaaaatcatgcattttttattcaaaaataactcatatttatcaaatgttcatgaattgaggaaaataagtaattttttgctgcatatttatcaaaattaaaaaaaaatcctctatttacagttttataaaatttggatcatgtaatctccctgcaaaatgaaacaaattgctgttggaaaaatgggggtccatgaactcgttttcaaattaaatcagtttgaatgataaaaatcagtcgaaaaatgcatcttttcccgatatgtcacagtttgacgtcgcgaaaataacattttacgttagcaacgtcattacctcccctgtaacagtatcgtatgcccttaaggaggctcgcgggtataaaatttccagaaaaaaaataaagttttatttttcattgcaaATTTTATCTATTACCTTTTATAGTTGTTACtctatcatatggtacaaaaatcattccaaaaaatcaattcgtgtcGGCCCCAGGTGACTTAAAGTatagatttcattaaaaaaagctccaaattatatccctttggtgcaaaaacaccattttttgacactaaaattgaaatatctttttttaactcatcggtgacctatattttttattgttgtattcGAAAAAGCTGTGCATAaactaaaaaattgtaaaatttaagcgatttctgtaatttagttcattttttatttcgatattaccgctatttctcctattagttcaacagaaaaaaaggacattaaccaaaatgtatgcttctttcgaaggcagattgtgagcgtaaatgaacggtgaccccacttttttatttcatttttctattaagtataagataaagttcatatatagaaaaatatagagaaatcctatattaaataaaaaaattaatttagacccgcgagcccccttaacaaatcaaatgtcttgcaagtttgtccaCTGAGCAATTTTCTTACGTTTTGAACGTTTTCGATTCGGGACgctatacatatatttgttttcaaattatttctagaagtttgttctttgttttggtgttaaacaccacatcatacatgtataagcgaaatttgttgtattttattgaccTGTCATCAAAGGTAGGAGAAGCCGGA comes from the Mytilus trossulus isolate FHL-02 chromosome 3, PNRI_Mtr1.1.1.hap1, whole genome shotgun sequence genome and includes:
- the LOC134709712 gene encoding uncharacterized protein LOC134709712 isoform X2 — translated: MAAENVQFSQIVTSTGRTEYKTQFGRGKVLTYKKSARGLLYLDLAASNGSMKLNLGLNELDDLFTLWGHLESLTAYFPQAPLTIIYENETSTTTPLQTITDPMWSKGNMIPVRVAAKRPVREELHPPWSGKTRKYEQISPVKNNLYDLSDTHSMWCL